From a region of the Latilactobacillus sakei genome:
- a CDS encoding ATP-dependent helicase, which yields MNRETIYAVVDLETTGTNIKDGDRIIQFGCALVQNGKIIQTISQDVNPLRDVPTKIQHLTHITADQLELAPIFEDLAPTLVEILSGTVFVAHNINFDLPFLNGELKRVGLQPLDLAGIDTVELAQIILPEAPSYRLQDLTQLLEIEHDNPHQADSDALVTAKLFLKLSARLQALPSVTLNRLSELGEGLLRQTGDFFTDTAQQMREKSQPLPNELLIQEEIALRKPAPVDFEIYPGSSYAAQYPVTEADKKRLLKPHLKWRKAQATMMDLIHANFESETPEPLLIEAATGLGKTIGYLLPYSYRMSRDHKLVVATSTTLLQEQILTQAKPLLERLVGRQINAAVVKSASHYIDLHRFELSLRLPHKNRMIRLLQMKILVWLTQTTTGDLDELNLTSYRTPFFVSIQHRGLASLNPQAPFYHEDFLRRLTHRQQQAELLVTNHAYLASHADEQQIWGPKPYLVLDEAQNMVFNVQTISQETWSLSSWQFWAQKGLQYTTSAQTNNLVRLFPAETPQNRSLKLLHKTLGKLTRTLTHLETYLTEQFKPDEPTDGQTFSERYLNPDEVIQFVNASQREFGQLNRELLTIQDHFLALRYALEEQLARYTESDLVIWQSFENELNLLLADVDHYQRFEQLFIATKPQERHALAIQITRPSQPSQLPQFKLHWQLVSAGPQMQQVLSHFEPVTLTGATLAVNGHFDYLKREFGFTEEQALQTKKLRSPFRFKQQARFYIAEDGPVQKELTPSEYHQQVAMQVMTLIADNPHQTLILFNANQTLEQVYYALGRAGLSLDREVLAQGITGSAEKITKRFMLGHDSVLLATSSFVSGVDFPEAALEMVILVQLPFDAPNALQTRVRYAQLSAQGINPFKAEALPKATIRLRQSFGRLIRTPNDRGLFICLDPRLLTTQYGQQMRRALPASLPQKAAPVQTIRELSDLFWLNSD from the coding sequence ATGAACCGAGAGACTATTTATGCCGTTGTTGATTTGGAGACAACGGGAACGAACATTAAAGATGGGGACCGCATCATTCAATTTGGTTGTGCCCTTGTTCAAAACGGCAAAATTATTCAAACCATTTCACAAGATGTGAATCCACTACGCGATGTACCAACTAAAATTCAACATTTGACGCACATTACGGCTGATCAGTTAGAGTTAGCCCCAATCTTTGAAGATTTAGCGCCCACATTAGTTGAAATTTTATCTGGCACTGTTTTTGTGGCCCATAATATTAATTTTGATTTACCATTTTTAAATGGCGAATTAAAGCGCGTTGGCCTACAACCATTAGACTTAGCTGGGATTGATACAGTTGAATTGGCCCAAATTATCTTACCCGAAGCGCCTAGTTATCGATTACAAGATTTAACGCAACTCTTAGAGATTGAACATGATAATCCCCACCAAGCGGACAGTGATGCACTTGTAACGGCTAAACTCTTCTTGAAGTTGAGCGCCCGCTTGCAGGCTTTGCCATCTGTGACCCTCAATCGTCTAAGTGAACTCGGTGAGGGCTTATTACGGCAAACCGGTGATTTCTTTACCGATACAGCCCAACAGATGCGTGAAAAATCGCAGCCACTGCCTAACGAATTGTTAATTCAAGAGGAGATTGCACTTCGTAAACCAGCACCGGTTGATTTCGAAATTTATCCAGGTTCGAGCTATGCGGCCCAGTATCCCGTAACTGAAGCTGACAAGAAACGGCTTTTAAAGCCCCATTTGAAATGGCGTAAAGCACAGGCAACGATGATGGATTTAATCCATGCTAATTTCGAGTCTGAAACGCCGGAGCCATTATTGATTGAAGCAGCCACTGGGTTAGGAAAAACAATTGGTTATCTATTACCTTATAGTTATCGAATGTCGCGGGACCATAAATTAGTAGTTGCGACCTCAACGACGCTATTGCAAGAGCAAATCCTAACTCAGGCTAAACCACTATTAGAACGCTTGGTCGGTCGGCAAATCAATGCGGCGGTAGTCAAAAGTGCGAGTCATTACATTGATTTACATCGCTTTGAATTATCATTGCGGTTACCCCATAAAAATCGGATGATTCGGTTATTGCAGATGAAAATTTTAGTTTGGCTAACGCAAACAACAACTGGTGATTTAGATGAACTTAATTTGACGAGTTATCGAACCCCATTTTTTGTCAGCATTCAACATCGAGGCCTAGCTAGTTTGAATCCCCAAGCACCGTTTTATCACGAAGACTTCCTGAGACGATTGACACATCGGCAGCAGCAAGCCGAATTATTGGTGACCAATCATGCTTATTTGGCAAGTCACGCGGATGAACAACAAATTTGGGGACCGAAACCTTACTTGGTTTTAGATGAAGCTCAAAACATGGTGTTTAATGTGCAGACCATTTCACAAGAGACATGGTCGTTGTCCAGTTGGCAATTTTGGGCCCAAAAAGGACTGCAGTATACGACAAGTGCGCAAACCAATAATTTAGTCCGACTATTTCCGGCGGAAACACCACAAAATCGTTCATTGAAGTTATTGCATAAAACATTGGGTAAGCTAACCCGGACTTTAACACATTTAGAAACTTATCTAACGGAACAGTTTAAACCGGATGAACCGACAGACGGGCAAACCTTTAGTGAACGGTATTTGAATCCAGACGAAGTCATTCAATTCGTTAATGCTAGCCAGCGTGAGTTTGGCCAGTTAAATCGGGAATTGTTGACGATCCAAGATCATTTTTTGGCGTTACGCTATGCTCTTGAAGAGCAATTGGCACGTTATACCGAATCTGATTTAGTAATTTGGCAATCTTTTGAAAATGAACTCAATCTCCTATTAGCAGATGTTGATCATTATCAACGCTTTGAACAACTATTCATTGCGACGAAACCGCAGGAACGCCATGCGTTGGCGATCCAGATTACACGTCCTAGTCAACCAAGCCAGTTACCACAATTTAAATTGCACTGGCAATTAGTATCCGCGGGGCCCCAAATGCAACAAGTGTTAAGCCATTTTGAACCTGTTACATTAACCGGCGCCACGTTAGCGGTTAATGGTCATTTCGACTATTTAAAGCGTGAATTTGGTTTCACTGAAGAACAAGCCTTACAAACTAAGAAGTTAAGAAGTCCGTTCCGCTTTAAACAACAAGCCCGTTTTTATATTGCAGAAGACGGTCCGGTTCAAAAAGAATTAACTCCTAGCGAATACCATCAACAAGTAGCAATGCAAGTGATGACTTTAATTGCCGATAATCCGCATCAAACCCTTATTTTGTTTAATGCTAACCAAACATTGGAGCAGGTTTATTACGCGTTAGGTCGCGCTGGGTTATCTCTCGATCGTGAAGTATTGGCCCAAGGGATTACCGGCAGTGCCGAAAAAATTACTAAGCGGTTCATGTTGGGACATGATTCGGTCTTACTGGCAACTAGTAGCTTTGTCTCGGGGGTTGATTTCCCAGAGGCCGCCCTGGAAATGGTTATTTTAGTCCAATTACCGTTTGATGCACCTAATGCATTGCAGACACGTGTCCGTTATGCACAGTTATCAGCCCAAGGGATTAATCCTTTTAAGGCAGAAGCATTGCCTAAAGCAACGATTCGCTTGCGGCAATCATTTGGCCGCTTGATTCGAACGCCCAATGATCGAGGCTTGTTTATTTGTTTAGATCCACGCTTGTTGACAACGCAATATGGGCAACAGATGCGCCGCGCTTTACCAGCAAGTTTGCCGCAAAAAGCGGCCCCTGTGCAGACAATTCGAGAGCTTAGTGATTTATTTTGGTTAAATTCTGACTAA
- a CDS encoding peptidase: MRKYKRWIWVFLLVVLMGAMFFVYHQARSPEVTAEAKATKIAKKYAKLENPDGFYTYHRNGTYYTVSGQDKNQNGIYVLINEKGNHVTIYRQSKGMTKNEALKKTWATKNPQKVLNINFGFYKGKPVWEVVYRSDNGRLCYLTLDFKTGNTTQLIENI, translated from the coding sequence GTGCGTAAATATAAAAGATGGATATGGGTATTTTTATTAGTAGTCTTGATGGGCGCAATGTTTTTTGTCTACCACCAAGCGCGCTCACCGGAGGTCACCGCAGAAGCGAAGGCAACCAAGATTGCTAAGAAATACGCTAAACTAGAAAATCCAGATGGCTTCTACACGTACCATCGCAATGGCACGTACTATACAGTCAGTGGCCAAGATAAAAATCAAAACGGCATTTATGTGTTAATTAACGAAAAAGGCAACCATGTGACCATATATCGTCAATCAAAAGGGATGACTAAAAATGAAGCCCTTAAAAAGACTTGGGCCACTAAGAACCCCCAAAAGGTCCTCAATATTAACTTTGGTTTTTATAAGGGTAAACCTGTTTGGGAAGTTGTTTACCGCAGCGACAATGGCCGTCTTTGTTATTTAACACTTGATTTCAAAACAGGTAATACCACCCAATTAATTGAAAATATCTAG
- a CDS encoding DnaD domain protein — MNELTAFIEGGQLSVSRLLLQHYQTLRMSSDELVVYLQLSDFASQGDTFPDLAVIGERMGLAPTQIYELIHQLLKKKIITLNSTVNEQGQPVDHYDLTPALSKLSVLAVQQNQAALNSQETNQRLSVFNQIEQTFGRPLSPLESEIISNWLDLDHYSAELIQLAVREAVLNQVYSLKYVDKILLNWQKQNIQTKEDLQAYQKAHPRR; from the coding sequence ATGAACGAATTAACGGCATTTATAGAGGGCGGCCAGCTTAGCGTGTCGCGCTTACTATTACAACACTACCAAACGCTCAGAATGTCTTCTGACGAACTGGTTGTTTATTTACAACTGAGTGATTTTGCCAGCCAAGGGGATACTTTTCCAGACTTAGCGGTGATTGGTGAACGGATGGGATTGGCACCAACGCAAATTTATGAGTTAATCCATCAATTACTTAAAAAGAAAATTATCACGTTGAACTCAACGGTTAATGAACAAGGCCAGCCAGTTGATCATTATGATCTAACACCAGCATTGTCCAAGCTCAGTGTCCTAGCTGTCCAACAAAATCAGGCAGCATTAAATTCGCAAGAAACAAATCAACGCCTGTCCGTCTTTAACCAAATTGAGCAAACCTTTGGGCGCCCATTGTCGCCACTTGAATCTGAAATTATCTCAAATTGGTTGGATTTAGATCATTATTCAGCTGAACTAATTCAGCTCGCAGTCCGCGAAGCAGTCTTAAACCAAGTTTATTCACTTAAATATGTCGATAAAATTCTATTGAATTGGCAAAAACAAAATATTCAGACTAAGGAAGATTTACAAGCGTATCAAAAGGCGCATCCACGACGTTAA
- a CDS encoding asparagine--tRNA ligase, with amino-acid sequence MVKKISIIDAKDHVDEEVKIGVWLTDKRSSGKISFLQLRDGTAFFQGVVVKSQVSEEVFQLAKEVKQESSMWITGVIHEDTRSHFGYEIEVSDIELIGDSSEYPITPKEHGIEFLLDHRHLWLRSKRPFAIMKIRNEIIRASYEFFNQEGFIKMDPPILTGSAPEGTTELFHIEYFDNDAYLTQSGQLYAEAGAMAFGKVFTFGPVFRAEKSKTRRHLTEFWMIEPEMAFMEQDESLEVQEKYVAYLVQNVIDHCAYELKLLDRDIDQLKKYTQTPYPRISYDKAVEMLQAADFDIKWGDDFGAPDETYLSDQFEQPVFILNYPKAIKPFYMKPHPTRDDVYLCADLLAPEGYGEIIGGSERETDFDKLEAEIKAMGLDIEEYQWYLDLRRYGSVPHSGFGLGLERAITWICGIDHLREAIPFPRMINRIKP; translated from the coding sequence ATGGTTAAAAAAATCAGTATTATTGACGCTAAAGACCATGTCGATGAAGAAGTCAAAATCGGCGTTTGGTTAACCGATAAGCGTTCAAGCGGTAAGATTTCATTCTTACAATTGCGCGATGGCACAGCCTTCTTCCAAGGGGTAGTTGTCAAGAGCCAAGTGAGTGAAGAAGTCTTCCAATTGGCTAAAGAGGTTAAACAAGAATCAAGTATGTGGATTACAGGTGTGATTCATGAAGATACCCGTTCACATTTTGGTTATGAAATTGAAGTCTCAGACATTGAATTAATTGGTGACAGTAGTGAATACCCAATTACACCTAAGGAACATGGGATCGAATTCTTATTAGATCATCGTCACTTATGGTTACGTTCAAAACGCCCATTTGCGATCATGAAGATTAGAAATGAAATCATCCGCGCTTCTTATGAATTCTTCAACCAAGAAGGCTTCATCAAGATGGATCCACCAATCTTGACGGGTAGCGCCCCTGAAGGTACCACCGAATTATTCCACATCGAATACTTCGACAACGATGCTTATTTGACCCAAAGTGGTCAATTATACGCAGAAGCTGGTGCAATGGCCTTTGGTAAAGTCTTTACCTTCGGACCTGTTTTCCGTGCTGAAAAATCAAAAACACGTCGTCATTTGACTGAATTCTGGATGATTGAACCAGAAATGGCCTTCATGGAACAAGATGAAAGTCTTGAAGTCCAAGAAAAATACGTGGCTTACCTTGTTCAAAACGTTATCGATCACTGTGCCTATGAATTAAAATTATTGGACCGTGATATTGACCAATTGAAGAAGTACACACAAACACCATACCCACGTATTTCATACGATAAGGCTGTTGAAATGTTACAAGCAGCTGACTTCGATATTAAATGGGGCGATGATTTCGGTGCACCAGATGAAACTTACTTATCTGATCAATTCGAACAACCAGTCTTCATTTTAAACTACCCTAAAGCCATCAAACCTTTCTACATGAAGCCACATCCAACACGTGATGATGTCTACTTATGTGCTGATTTACTAGCACCAGAAGGTTACGGTGAAATTATCGGTGGTAGTGAACGTGAAACTGACTTCGATAAATTAGAAGCTGAAATCAAAGCAATGGGCTTAGATATTGAAGAATATCAATGGTACCTAGATTTACGTCGTTACGGCTCAGTGCCACATTCTGGTTTCGGTTTAGGACTTGAACGCGCCATCACATGGATTTGTGGTATCGATCATTTACGTGAAGCTATTCCATTCCCACGAATGATTAACAGAATTAAACCATAA